AAGCCCGCTGCCGTGTGCAGCGCCGCCGCCCTCGTTGGTGAGCCGGGTTCTAAGCCCATCACCCCGGGGTGTCAACAGCCGGCTTTCGATTTTCTTCGATTTTCCGGTGCCCCTCCGCAAAACCGCGGAAAACGAAGGGTCCGACGCCTGTGGATAACCGTCCGGCCGACTTTCCGGCGCGCCGCTTCCGACTTTTGCCCCATTCGCAGCCGATGACATGCGCCGAACCGGCCGATCCCGCGACTTCGTTGACGGATTCGGCCCGAAGGTGCACTTTGGCGCCCACCGCCGCGGGCTTCTCGCGGGCGGGGCCAACCGGAATCGGCCGACGGAGACGATGCACAGCCACCGGTCCATGACGGACGACGAAATCGACCTCGGCACGGAGCCTGCGCTGCGTGCCGACGGCAGCGGCACGCCGTTCGATCGTCGCAAGGTGTCGCTGCGCTGGCTGACCGGGACCGTGCTGACCGGTATGACGTCTGCCTTCCTGATGGGCGGCGCCCTGATCGTCGCGCTCGACGGCCAGCACAGCCTCGCCGCCAATCCGGTCGACCAGCCGCCGCCGAATGCGGAGGCCGCCGCCGACCGGATGGTCGGCGTCCGGCGCGAAGGCGTGCTCGTCAAGGGTGACCGGCTCAAGGTGGCGTCCGACCAGTTCGCGGCGCGCCAGGTGCTCAACCTCTCGACCATGACGCGCGTCGGCGACAAGGATCTGATCCGCGTGCGCCCGTTCGTGCGCGTGTCCGCCTCTCTGACGCTGAAACGGTCCGAGGCGCGGGCCAACATTCCGGCCTACAATCCGCTGAAGGTCTTCGCCGACACCGACATTCTTTCCGGCAAGGCCTCCGGCGCCCGCAACCCGGCCTTCTACGACGCCAAGGTCGAGGGCGAGGTGGCGCTGCGGACCCGCGACTTCCCCGCCGACTCGACCCTGTTCGACCCCGACGTGACCATGACCTCCATGGAGGTCGAGCGGATCGTGCGCGATCAGGCCCGCTTCCTGTCGGACGGCAGCGTGCAGACGGCAGCGCTCCCGATGGTGTCCGATTCCGAGCGGATCGAGGCGAGCTTCGGCAGCCCGGGCCTGGCGTCGGCGATGGCCCTGCGCATCACGCCCGAGAACGTCTCCTTCTTCGCCAAGTCGGAGGCCGAACGCGGCGGCGCCGCGACCGGCAACGGCCTCGACGAAAAGCTGGTGCCGATCATCAATGCGGACTCGCTGAAGTCGGTGCTGAAGGAGAACCAGGCCGACGACAAGCTGACCGCCGAGATCCTGAAGGCGCTGACCCAGACCTTCCAACTGAAGAACCTGGACGGCAACAGCCGCCTGCGGCTCGGCCTCGCCAAGATCGACCAGACCAACAAGCTGAAACCGGTCCGCGTCTCGATCTACAATCAGGCGACCCATATCGTCACCGTCGCGCTGTCCGACGAAGGCGGCTTCGTCACCGCCCAGGAACCGGACGTGAACGAGAACGCGATCGAGGAGGAGGAGGAGACCGTCGCCTCCGGCAGCGTGCCGAGCCTCTACGAGAGCCTCTACCAGACCGCGCTCGACAACCAGATCCCGCCGGCCAGCATCAAGGACCTGGTCAATATCTTCAGCTACGATGTCGACTTCAACGGCCGCGTCAAGCAGGGCGACAGCATGGAAGTCTTCTATTCGCTCGAAGACGAAAACGATCCGAAATCGGTCCGCGAGATTCTATACTGCTCGATCAGCATCAACGGACAGTGGAAGCGCTTCTATCGTTACCGTTCTCCTGATGACGGCACGGTCGACTACTATGACGAAACCGGCAAGAGCGCGAAGAAGTTCCTGATGCGCAAGCCGATGGACGGCGGCGTGTTCCGCTCCGGCTTCGGCGGCCGTCGCCACCCGATCCTCGGCTACTACCGCATGCATACCGGCGTCGACTGGGCCGCCTCGACCGGCACGCCGATCCTCGCCTCGGGCAACGGCGTGGTCGAAGAGGCGGGCTGGAAAGGCGGCTACGGCCGCTTCGTGAAGCTCAGCCACAACAATGGCTACGGCACCGGCTACGGCCACATGTCGGGCTTCGCCAAGGGCATCGAAAAGGGCTCGCGGGTGCGCCAAGGCCAGGTGATCGGCTATGTCGGCTCGACCGGCATGTCGACCGGCCCGCATCTGCACTACGAAGTCTATATCAACCAGGTCGCCGTCGACCCGATGCGCGTGCGCCTGCCGCGCGGCAAGGAGCTCTCCGGCACCATGCTGGCCGAGTTCCGTCGCGAGCGCGAGCATGTCGACCAGCTGATGAACCGCTCGGCCTCGAAGGTCGCCCAGTCGAACTGACGGGTTGGGGCTTTCGGGACATCGGCGTTGGGCCGAGAGTCTGGGCCGGTTTTGGGAACGCCCCCTCATCCGCCCTTCGGGCACCTTCTCCCCCGAGGGGGAGAAGGGGATAACCTCTTGGGGGATCACGCAGACGCGCCCCGACCCAGCGGCTCCTTCCCCTTCTCCCCCCAAGGGGGGAGAAGGTCGCCGAAGGCGGGATGAGGGGGTGGGTGCAGCGACAGGCTCGAAGCCCACGGTTCGGACCACGGCCGTTCCTGCGGACCGACCGACCGTCCCCCTCATCCGCCCTTCGGGCACCTTCTCCCCCCCTTGGGGGGAGAAGGGGATAACCTCTTGGGAGATCATGCAGATGCGCCCCATCCGGCGGCTCTTTACCCTTCCCCCATGGGGGAGAAGGGGGCCCGGTTGAGGGGTCATGGTGATCGGCGATGGGATTCTGCGTTGGGCGCACGCTTCGGGTGCCGTGCGATGAACCGGGACGGACTCCGGCACCCGTAGCCCCCGCTCAGAAGCCGTTGTAGCGGCCGGGGCGGTGGTTGATGGCCAGGACGAGATTGAGGGCGACGACGCCGAGGATCGACAGGGCGATCCGGAGGGGATCGAGCACCCAGAGGGCGGCGGTCACGACGACGGCGTCGAGCGCCATCTGCACCGTGCCGGCGCGCCAGCCGCGCGTTTCCTGCAGCCAGAGCGCCATGACGCCGAAACCGCCGAGGCTGGCCTTGTGGCGGAACAGCACCAGCATGCCGACACCGATCTGAAGGCCGCCCATTACGGCGGCATAGACCGGTTCGACCGCGCTGATCGTAACCACCCGCGGCAGCAGCGCCGTCTCCACCGAGAGGATCGCCACCGCCAGGAAGGTCCGGACGGTGAAGGTGCGGCCGAGCGCCATCCAGGCGAAGGCGTAGAAGGGCAGGTTGGCGACGAAGAACACCGCCGAGAGCGGCAATCCGGTCGCGTAGTGGATCAGGAAGGCGACGCCGGCGGTGCCGCCGGTGGCGAGGCCGGCCAGCTTGAACATGTGAAAGCCGAACGCGACCAGCAGCGTACCGGTCGCCAGCGCGAAGGCGTCCTCGATGAACCCATGGCGGCGCGGGTCGGTGTCGGCATGCGGAAGTCGGTCGGCCAGGGACATGGGGATGCCTTGCGGGATCGGCGGATGGGGCGCCGGCGGCGGCGTCGATGCGTCGCCCCCGGCGCAGGCTCCATGATGTCGCAGCTTATTGTGCAGCGCAACAACGGCATGAAGGCCGAGGCGCGCATCCAGCGCGACCCGGCGTT
This region of Prosthecodimorpha staleyi genomic DNA includes:
- a CDS encoding M23 family metallopeptidase, with translation MTDDEIDLGTEPALRADGSGTPFDRRKVSLRWLTGTVLTGMTSAFLMGGALIVALDGQHSLAANPVDQPPPNAEAAADRMVGVRREGVLVKGDRLKVASDQFAARQVLNLSTMTRVGDKDLIRVRPFVRVSASLTLKRSEARANIPAYNPLKVFADTDILSGKASGARNPAFYDAKVEGEVALRTRDFPADSTLFDPDVTMTSMEVERIVRDQARFLSDGSVQTAALPMVSDSERIEASFGSPGLASAMALRITPENVSFFAKSEAERGGAATGNGLDEKLVPIINADSLKSVLKENQADDKLTAEILKALTQTFQLKNLDGNSRLRLGLAKIDQTNKLKPVRVSIYNQATHIVTVALSDEGGFVTAQEPDVNENAIEEEEETVASGSVPSLYESLYQTALDNQIPPASIKDLVNIFSYDVDFNGRVKQGDSMEVFYSLEDENDPKSVREILYCSISINGQWKRFYRYRSPDDGTVDYYDETGKSAKKFLMRKPMDGGVFRSGFGGRRHPILGYYRMHTGVDWAASTGTPILASGNGVVEEAGWKGGYGRFVKLSHNNGYGTGYGHMSGFAKGIEKGSRVRQGQVIGYVGSTGMSTGPHLHYEVYINQVAVDPMRVRLPRGKELSGTMLAEFRREREHVDQLMNRSASKVAQSN
- a CDS encoding YitT family protein; protein product: MSLADRLPHADTDPRRHGFIEDAFALATGTLLVAFGFHMFKLAGLATGGTAGVAFLIHYATGLPLSAVFFVANLPFYAFAWMALGRTFTVRTFLAVAILSVETALLPRVVTISAVEPVYAAVMGGLQIGVGMLVLFRHKASLGGFGVMALWLQETRGWRAGTVQMALDAVVVTAALWVLDPLRIALSILGVVALNLVLAINHRPGRYNGF